In one Corallococcus sp. EGB genomic region, the following are encoded:
- a CDS encoding nuclear transport factor 2 family protein, whose protein sequence is MSRLLIACAVLLGATSFAQAPATPPPQPKATAAPAAPEKQNPAKTAAMRAQAALAQLPKAKPEDVKSQDAILKALYDVISGPAGAPRDWQRFRSLFYPGAQLIPLGKPPGATTLAAQAITPDDYVAWGQEATATHGFFEKEIARQTHAFGGLMQVMSTYEARGTQDGPLIAKGVNSIQLFNDGQRWWVMNIFWLDEATAGLKVPQDLTSK, encoded by the coding sequence ATGTCGCGCCTGCTCATCGCCTGTGCCGTCCTGTTGGGAGCCACGTCCTTCGCTCAAGCCCCCGCCACGCCTCCGCCGCAGCCCAAGGCCACGGCCGCCCCCGCCGCTCCGGAGAAGCAAAACCCGGCGAAGACCGCCGCGATGCGCGCGCAGGCCGCGCTCGCCCAACTGCCCAAGGCGAAGCCGGAGGACGTGAAGTCCCAGGACGCCATCCTCAAGGCCCTCTATGACGTCATCAGCGGACCGGCTGGCGCGCCCCGCGACTGGCAGCGCTTCCGCTCGCTGTTCTATCCGGGTGCCCAGCTCATCCCGCTGGGGAAGCCGCCGGGCGCGACCACGCTGGCGGCCCAAGCCATCACCCCGGACGACTACGTGGCGTGGGGCCAGGAGGCCACCGCCACGCACGGCTTCTTCGAGAAGGAGATTGCCCGCCAGACGCACGCCTTCGGCGGCCTGATGCAGGTCATGAGCACCTACGAGGCGCGCGGCACGCAGGACGGGCCGCTCATCGCCAAGGGCGTCAACAGCATCCAGCTCTTCAACGACGGCCAGCGCTGGTGGGTGATGAACATCTTCTGGCTCGACGAGGCCACCGCCGGCCTCAAGGTGCCCCAGGACCTCACCTCGAAGTAG
- a CDS encoding YkvA family protein, with translation MGTRFFHYLRDPQVATWRKLAGLLAILYFVSPVDAIPDFIPVFGWLDDLGVLSAAAFFVVREVQRWRPSTPSGEPAFDGLPRDEEGRTREPTLRRHS, from the coding sequence ATGGGGACCCGCTTCTTCCACTACCTGCGCGACCCGCAGGTGGCGACGTGGCGCAAGCTGGCCGGGCTGCTGGCCATCCTGTACTTCGTGTCGCCCGTGGACGCGATTCCGGACTTCATCCCCGTGTTCGGCTGGCTGGACGACCTGGGCGTGCTGTCCGCCGCCGCCTTCTTCGTGGTGCGCGAGGTCCAGCGCTGGCGTCCCAGCACGCCGTCCGGCGAACCGGCGTTCGACGGGCTCCCGCGTGACGAGGAGGGCCGGACGCGCGAGCCGACGCTGCGCCGCCACTCCTAG
- a CDS encoding ABC transporter ATP-binding protein produces MAFLSLDALTLKFPGATAPAVRDVSLALEPGDVVALMGTSGSGKTALLRLVAGLEEPSSGTLSLAGRVVAGPDVFVPPEQRPLRRVLHDGELESGLTVRDVVMGVQPKGEGLAHARGMLAMFQVEDLESRTCGTLSRGQRQRVLLARALASGTKLLVLDEPFAGMDAGLRGPLLGELRRVLKARGTAVLFATHDVADALAFADRLVLLRAGTVEQQGTPESVYEAPRTAFAAYFLGGTNLLPGSAFGRVARTALGNVPLTTDARGEVMLSLRPEALRLVPDTDGVAVGGALRAEVLERAFRGAHVDFTVSCAGMALVVRAPASAPFREGGRARLEVAGRADVLEETAGPAR; encoded by the coding sequence ATGGCCTTCCTCTCGCTCGATGCCCTCACCCTGAAGTTCCCTGGCGCCACTGCCCCGGCGGTGCGGGACGTGTCGCTGGCGCTGGAGCCGGGGGACGTGGTGGCGCTGATGGGCACCTCCGGCTCCGGGAAGACAGCGCTGCTGCGGCTGGTGGCGGGCCTGGAAGAACCGAGCTCCGGCACCCTCTCGCTCGCGGGCCGCGTGGTCGCCGGTCCGGACGTGTTCGTGCCCCCGGAGCAGCGCCCGCTGCGCCGCGTCCTCCATGACGGCGAGCTCGAGTCCGGCCTCACCGTGCGCGACGTGGTGATGGGCGTGCAGCCCAAGGGGGAGGGCCTGGCGCACGCGCGCGGCATGCTGGCGATGTTCCAAGTCGAGGACCTGGAGTCGCGCACCTGCGGCACGCTCTCCCGGGGACAGCGGCAGCGGGTGCTGCTGGCGCGCGCGCTGGCCTCCGGCACGAAGCTGCTGGTGCTGGACGAGCCCTTCGCTGGCATGGACGCTGGCCTGCGCGGCCCGCTGCTCGGGGAGCTGCGCCGCGTGCTCAAGGCGCGAGGCACCGCCGTGCTCTTCGCGACACACGACGTGGCCGACGCGCTCGCCTTCGCGGACCGGCTGGTGCTGCTGCGCGCGGGCACGGTGGAGCAGCAGGGCACGCCCGAGTCCGTCTACGAAGCGCCGCGCACCGCCTTCGCTGCGTACTTCCTGGGGGGCACCAACCTGCTGCCCGGCTCCGCCTTCGGCCGCGTCGCGCGCACGGCCCTGGGCAACGTGCCGCTGACCACCGACGCCCGCGGCGAGGTGATGCTCTCCCTGCGCCCGGAAGCGCTGCGGCTGGTCCCGGACACGGACGGCGTCGCGGTGGGCGGCGCGCTGCGCGCGGAGGTGCTGGAGCGCGCCTTCCGGGGCGCGCACGTGGACTTCACCGTGTCCTGCGCGGGCATGGCGCTGGTGGTGCGCGCCCCGGCCTCGGCCCCGTTTCGCGAGGGCGGCCGCGCCCGCCTGGAGGTCGCGGGCCGCGCGGATGTGCTGGAGGAGACAGCTGGGCCGGCCCGCTAG
- the gyrA gene encoding DNA gyrase subunit A, translated as MADDTTDTPATPPAPPPSSGAGELIPINIEDEMRRSYLDYSMSVIIGRALPDVRDGLKPVHRRVLFAMNDLGNLHNRAYKKSARVVGDVIGKYHPHGDSSVYDAMVRLAQEWSLRYLLVDGQGNFGSVDGDSPAAMRYTEVRMERLAEDLLADIDKETVDFGPNYDDSLEEPLVLPSKFPNLLVNGSSGIAVGMTTNIPPHNMTEVINGTLHLIENPGCTVLDLMEFIVGPDFPTSAIITGREGIRRAYETGRGSITIRARTEIETSKKGDRESIIVTEIPYQVNKARLIEKIAELVREKKLEGISDIRDESDRQGMRIVIELKRDAISQVVLNNLFSMTQMETTFGAVMLAIDGGQPRTLNLKELLDRFIAHRRDVVTRRSRYELRKALARMHIVEGLLVAQDLIDLVVSLIRASRDPDEARWGLMHILSPELYTRERFQNLERIDYAKAKAQMELLVSRARNEEPAYGGLEHKYEGAGFSEDQAQNILEMRLQRLTGLQREELFKELIGLVRDIARLRDILANEKSLLSVIKAELMEIRERYGDKRRTEITGAVDEITSEDLIAEETMVVTLSHTGYVKRSPLSEYRAQKRGGRGKTGAGTKEDDFVTKVFVASTHAYLMPITTKGKLYSLKVHQIPQGSRTSRGKAIVNLVQFGEGERLAQVLVTRDFPENRYVFFVTKKGVVKRTDLSAFESVRASGIIALGIDEGDELVGVMITDGTKDILLSTATGMSIRFKEEDVRSMGRQAYGVKGITLEDGDEVVGADLLDKEPEAGQTPAEQSSAILTVTENGYGKRTEGSEYRQQGRGGKGIIDIKTTERNGRVVGVVQVKDSDEVMLVTNGGMLIRMKVKEISVIGRNTQGVRLIALENGEEKVMAISKLPEGEESEEETETTSPVDASGAEASPEAALADASEAPAGSAGSEGEPGSEG; from the coding sequence ATGGCTGACGACACCACCGACACGCCGGCAACGCCCCCCGCGCCTCCTCCGTCGAGCGGCGCCGGAGAGCTCATCCCCATCAACATCGAAGACGAGATGCGCCGGTCGTATCTCGACTACTCGATGTCCGTCATCATCGGCCGCGCGCTGCCGGACGTGCGCGACGGCCTGAAGCCCGTCCACCGTCGCGTCCTCTTCGCGATGAACGACCTGGGCAACCTCCACAACCGCGCCTACAAGAAGAGCGCGCGCGTGGTGGGTGACGTCATCGGTAAGTACCACCCGCACGGCGACTCCTCCGTCTACGACGCCATGGTGCGCCTGGCCCAGGAGTGGAGCCTCCGCTACCTGCTGGTGGACGGCCAGGGCAACTTCGGCTCGGTGGACGGCGACTCGCCGGCGGCCATGCGTTACACGGAAGTGCGCATGGAGCGGCTGGCGGAGGACCTGCTCGCCGACATCGACAAGGAGACCGTCGACTTCGGTCCCAACTACGACGACTCGTTGGAAGAGCCGCTCGTCCTGCCGTCCAAGTTCCCCAACCTCCTCGTCAACGGCAGCAGCGGCATCGCGGTGGGCATGACCACCAACATCCCGCCGCACAACATGACGGAGGTCATCAACGGCACGCTGCACCTCATCGAGAACCCGGGCTGCACCGTCCTGGACCTGATGGAGTTCATCGTGGGGCCGGACTTCCCCACCTCCGCCATCATCACCGGCCGCGAGGGCATCCGCCGCGCCTACGAGACGGGCCGCGGGTCCATCACCATCCGCGCGCGCACGGAGATCGAGACGAGCAAGAAGGGGGACCGTGAGTCCATCATCGTCACGGAGATCCCCTACCAGGTGAACAAGGCCCGGCTGATTGAAAAGATCGCCGAGCTGGTGCGTGAGAAGAAGCTGGAGGGCATCAGCGACATCCGTGACGAGAGCGACCGGCAGGGCATGCGCATCGTCATCGAGCTCAAGCGCGATGCCATCTCCCAGGTGGTGCTCAACAACCTCTTCTCCATGACGCAGATGGAGACGACGTTCGGCGCGGTGATGCTGGCCATCGACGGCGGGCAGCCGCGCACGCTCAACCTGAAGGAGCTGCTGGACCGCTTCATCGCGCACCGCCGCGATGTGGTGACGCGCCGCTCGCGCTACGAGCTGCGCAAGGCGCTGGCGCGCATGCACATCGTGGAAGGCCTGCTCGTCGCGCAGGACCTCATCGACCTGGTGGTCAGCCTCATCCGCGCGTCCCGCGACCCGGATGAAGCGCGCTGGGGCCTGATGCACATCCTGTCGCCGGAGCTCTACACGCGCGAGCGCTTCCAGAACCTGGAGCGCATCGACTACGCGAAGGCCAAGGCGCAGATGGAGCTCTTGGTCAGCCGCGCGCGCAACGAGGAGCCGGCCTACGGCGGCCTGGAGCACAAGTACGAGGGCGCGGGCTTCAGCGAGGACCAGGCGCAGAACATCCTGGAGATGCGCCTGCAGCGCCTCACCGGCCTGCAGCGCGAGGAGCTCTTCAAGGAGCTGATTGGCCTGGTGCGCGACATCGCGCGCCTGCGCGACATCCTCGCCAACGAGAAGAGCCTGCTCTCCGTCATCAAGGCGGAGCTCATGGAGATCCGCGAGCGCTACGGCGACAAGCGCCGCACGGAGATCACCGGCGCGGTGGATGAAATCACCAGCGAGGACCTCATCGCCGAAGAGACGATGGTGGTCACGCTGTCGCACACGGGCTACGTGAAGCGCTCGCCCCTGTCGGAGTACCGGGCGCAGAAGCGCGGCGGGCGCGGCAAGACGGGCGCGGGGACGAAGGAGGACGATTTCGTCACCAAGGTGTTCGTGGCCAGCACGCACGCGTACCTCATGCCCATCACCACCAAGGGCAAGCTGTACTCGCTGAAGGTGCACCAGATTCCGCAGGGCAGCCGCACCTCGCGCGGCAAGGCCATCGTGAACCTGGTGCAGTTCGGGGAGGGGGAGCGGCTGGCGCAGGTGCTGGTGACGCGCGACTTCCCGGAGAACCGCTACGTCTTCTTCGTCACGAAGAAGGGCGTGGTGAAGCGCACGGACCTGAGCGCGTTCGAGAGCGTCCGCGCCAGCGGCATCATCGCGCTGGGCATCGACGAGGGCGACGAGCTGGTGGGCGTGATGATCACCGACGGCACCAAGGACATCCTCCTGTCCACGGCCACGGGCATGAGCATCCGCTTCAAGGAAGAGGACGTGCGCTCCATGGGCCGTCAGGCCTACGGCGTGAAGGGCATCACGCTGGAGGACGGCGACGAGGTAGTGGGCGCGGACCTCCTGGACAAGGAGCCCGAGGCGGGCCAGACGCCGGCCGAGCAGAGCAGCGCCATCCTCACGGTCACGGAGAACGGCTACGGCAAGCGCACGGAGGGCAGCGAGTACCGGCAGCAGGGCCGTGGCGGCAAGGGCATCATCGACATCAAGACCACCGAGCGGAACGGCCGCGTGGTGGGCGTGGTGCAGGTGAAGGACAGCGACGAGGTGATGCTCGTCACCAACGGCGGCATGCTCATCCGCATGAAGGTGAAGGAGATCTCCGTCATCGGCCGCAACACGCAGGGCGTGCGCCTCATCGCGCTGGAGAACGGCGAGGAGAAGGTGATGGCCATCTCCAAGCTGCCGGAGGGCGAGGAGTCCGAGGAGGAGACGGAGACCACCTCGCCGGTGGATGCGTCCGGCGCCGAGGCGTCCCCGGAGGCCGCGCTGGCGGATGCTTCGGAGGCTCCGGCGGGCTCGGCCGGCTCCGAAGGTGAGCCCGGCTCGGAAGGCTGA